The Etheostoma cragini isolate CJK2018 chromosome 22, CSU_Ecrag_1.0, whole genome shotgun sequence genome segment TCAAGGAacgcatttttttctttttacagcatctatatacattttcatgttGCCCTTTTGTCTGTCATACtggttttttctttcttttcagggTCAGGAGAAATGATAAGTGGTCTGGTATTGCATTACACCCTCAGTTCAAAGTAACActatatatttttccattacttGCTATGGAGCTATACATAGCACATACAATAGATGgacatttggcaaaaaaaaaacatactgtgcACTCACCATGAAACATTTTTCCTTGAGGTGGGAGATCACGATTGTTTCAAAGAAATAATGTTGCTAACAGAAAAAATAAGTCATGATGTCAAATCAAGGGAAACTTACCACTAACATATAGACGTCTCACCTTTGTGGGAAACATTTCACATTCAGTTACAGAGATGTAGCTCTTGCAAACGGGTGTATGAACTCAGTTATTAAACATGTGTTAACAGGAGTCTCAGCTCAATGGGTTCTACGGCGTATGTTGATCCTGAGGTGGTTCTTCAAGCACGTGATTTTGAGAAAAACTTTTTCCACAAGTGCTGCACGTGGTTCCTCATTTGTGTGGATTCAAATAGAAAATGACTTGTCCGCCTGCACTCTTTTAGGCCTTTAAAAAAGATGGGTCTTCTCACCAGTGTGGGCTTTTCTCATATGGACCATCACTTCATTGCTACGTCTGAAATTCTTCCCACACGTTTTACAAGTATACGGCTTTTcacctgtgtggattctcatgtggaCTTTCAAATCATCGCTACGACTAAAATCTTTCCCACACGTATTACAAGTATACGGCTTCTcacctgtgtggattctcatgtgtctTATCAATGCCGACAGGTCACAGAATCTATTCCCGCATGTGTTACAAGTATAAGGCTTCTCACCTGTGTGGGTTCTAATGTGGACTTTCAGAATAGTATTACATTTGAAAGCTTTTCCACATGTTTTGCAAGAATATGGCTTCTCACCTGTATGGGTTCTTATATGATACTTCAATGATGATATTTGAGCGTAGTTTTTTCCACATGTTTTGCAAGAATATGGCTTCTCACCTGTGTGGGTTATTAAATGATATTTCAACGATGATATCCGACTGAAACTTCTCCCACATGTTTGGCAAGAATGTTGCTTCTCATCTGTGTGGATTCTTATATCGTTATACATCTCTTTACCTGTGTGAGTATCAAGGTGAATCTCTGACAAGCTAGGGTTGTTGACTATGTTAATTTGACTTCTGCTTTTGTGATGTCTCTTGTTTGTTTCTCGCTCTGCCTTTCTGATAGATCCAGAGTCTCCACGCTCGGCTATTTTTTGATCTTGGCTCTCAGTTTCATGAGAGAAGAGCAGGTGGTCAGTGTTTGGTTCCGATACTACGGACTTGTTAACTGGAATGTGGTTTAGACACGTTTCCTCCACCACACACTGAGTTTCATTGGTACTCAACTTCAGAGTCTGATCTTCANNNNNNNNNNNNNNNNNNNNNNNNNNNNNNNNNNNNNNNNNNNNNNNNNNNNNNNNNNNNNNNNNNNNNNNNNNNNNNNNNNNNNNNNNNNNNNNNNNNNTTTTTTTAAAGACCATGAAGATTTTACACACCTATGATGTGTAACTTTATTTTGGGATTCCAAGCGataacgttactcaacagtCTGCGCTGGCGCTCGAGCTCCTCCTCGTACTCCACAACGGTTTTCTCAAAAACTCGGAATATTTCTTCAGCAGCAGCGGTTAGTCGCTCGTTGACGAACTGCCTCATACACTCAACCGAAGGCATTGCTGCTTAATTGAGACTGAAATAATTATCTACAATACGGCTGCAATACGGCTACAATAACACATTACCTCTAATGAAGCTAAAGCTACAAGAGTGTGTGGTTTACTTCCGCTAAATGTCACACTGTTAAGTTCCGACTGTAAACGTGCGGGAGCTTTTCTTTCCGCTTTTAACTCAAGGCACATTGTTCAAAACATGTGTGTTGACCAATTAGCAAGGATGTGTCctacttttacctttttaaaaacatgtttttaatacattttttataaatgtttcattgtgttcactagctagctagttgctaactttgtctgtctgctggttGGTGCCGGGTAGGTACAGTAcagtgaaaacagctgcctaGTATGTCCGAAAGTGACACTTTTGAGCAGTGAAATATGACCTGAATGTCCGCAATGCCCCAGAACAGAAGAACAGAAAATTAAATTAGATGTTACttacaaaataaatcatcaCAGTAAACGTTAGTTTATTGGAAACATTCTGTCCAGCattttatcaaataaatatgcacacaggttaaaaaaataaataaataaaagtaagtgAATAATGCTCTGACATTAGTAAAAGTGGGAATAAATAAGATTTACTCAATGGGTCAGTAGAATCAAGTAAATGCACCCGTTTATAAAGTTCAACATCACTTTATTTCAAACATTCACTTTTACCTTCTTGTCAACAGCTTGCTGTGCTTGTTTAGATATAAAAACAACCTGATACTCTACGTGaaataaatgacataaaaaaagatatatataatGTGAAATCAGTAGCTAAAATATGCAATTTCGTATTTGGATGGTTACATGAAAAGGATTTGAAAAacctgattttcttttatttttttcttcatgaacA includes the following:
- the LOC117938268 gene encoding zinc finger protein 239-like, whose protein sequence is MPSVECMRQFVNERLTAAAEEIFRVFEKTVVEYEEELERQRRLLSNVIAWNPKIKLHIIGVYQTLKLSTNETQCVVEETCLNHIPVNKSVVSEPNTDHLLFSHETESQDQKIAERGDSGSIRKAERETNKRHHKSRSQINIVNNPSLSEIHLDTHTGKEMYNDIRIHTDEKQHSCQTCGRSFSRISSLKYHLITHTGEKPYSCKTCGKNYAQISSLKYHIRTHTGEKPYSCKTCGKAFKCNTILKVHIRTHTGEKPYTCNTCGNRFCDLSALIRHMRIHTGEKPYTCNTCGKDFSRSDDLKVHMRIHTGEKPYTCKTCGKNFRRSNEVMVHMRKAHTGEKTHLF